TTAAATTGGCTTGAAGAAGGCCAAAAAATCAAGTTCGgtcctttgaaaaagaaaactttcTTGACccagttgaaaaaagatgtGGAATTGTTAGCTAAACTAAATACGATGGACTATTCTTTGCTCATCGGGATTCACGATATCAATAAAGCCAAGGAAGACGACATTCAACTGGCCGATACTGCATCCATTGAGGAGCAACCACAGACACAAGGGCCCATAAGAACTGGTACCGGAACAGTAGTACGACATTTTTTTAGAGAATTTGAAGGTGGTATTCGTGCATCTGATCAATTCAATAATGATGTGGATTTGATTTATTACGTGGGAATTATCGACTTCTTGACTAATTACTCggtaatgaagaaattagaaaCATTCTGGCGAAGTTTGCGCCATGATACTAAGTTGGTGAGTGCCATACCTCCAAGGGACTACGCTAACAGGTTCTACGAGTTCATAGAAGATTCTGTAGATCCTCTGtcccaagaaaaaaaaaaatcatcatATAAAGACGATCCTAGTcgaaaaaattataaagaTTGAATAGGTGCGTTAGCCGATAATCTATCGTCCACTAGCTAAATCCAATATAGTTTGATTAAAATTAGTTTAAGTTAaataattttattctttttactttaaTCATAATCctttttcccttttctattgctatttttgtttttttcgtttttgCCATGTCATACCTGCATAAGCCACGCTAACCAATAATTCAGCGAGACCCTAATCCAAACCTAATTGTTCGGAATTATGCCATATCTTTCTAGAAGTGTGGCTAAGCGGTTCCAGGAGCATACGAAATGCCAAAAAACGAGAAAATTTGATTATATCTGTACGAAGTTTTCTGCGCGCTAATTGATGTTTACTTTTGCTCGAGGCCGATGGGTGGAACTGCAACATTATATAAACTAAAGTgccaaaaacaaaaagaaataaagaaaggCAAAGGAAGACTATCTGCCCCTAAAAAATAAGTCAGAAGAGCCGAAGAGAATGAGCCAACAACAGGGCTACTACCAACAAGGTCCTCCGCCACAACAAGGTTATTACCAACAAGGTCCTCCGCCACAACAAGGTTATTACCAACAAGGTCCACCACAACAGGGCTACCCTCAACAACAGCCAGTCTACGTCCAACAAGGTCAACAGAAGGAAGAGAGCTGCTTGGATAGCTGCTTAAAATGTCTATGTTGTTGCTTCCTATTAGAGTTAGTTTGCGGTAActgaatctttttttatcaactGGTCTTTATAGGAAGTAAAAGTCACATATCTCCCGAGCTATGCTGCAAAAGACTGTATAATTACTTTTAAGCTTTATGTATAGAATATACCGACATCATTATGTTGGAACAAGAATGGACTATCATCCATTTATTGTTAGAATAAAATATGAGACTATTATTaatgttgt
The Saccharomyces mikatae IFO 1815 strain IFO1815 genome assembly, chromosome: 4 genome window above contains:
- the CPP2 gene encoding cysteine-rich palmitoylated domain-containing protein CPP2, which translates into the protein MSQQQGYYQQGPPPQQGYYQQGPPPQQGYYQQGPPQQGYPQQQPVYVQQGQQKEESCLDSCLKCLCCCFLLELVCGN